The nucleotide window CCTCCGATCTCGACGTCACGCTGACCGGCTTCGATACCGAGGAGCTCGCCGACATCATGCCGAAGGATCAGGACAGGGAACCGGAAGAGGACGGCTTTGATGGCGAGGCGGAGGCCGCAAAGATCGTCGACCCCGTCACGCGCCCCGGCGACCTCTACCTCCTGGGCGACCATCGCCTCCTTTGTGGAGAGACCGAAGACACCCGGGCGATGCAATACCTCATGGACGGCCGCTTGGCGGATCTGGTCTGGACGGATCCTCCCTATAACGTCGACTACCACAACGACAAAGGTGAGGGACTGGAGAACGACAACCTCCCGCCGGAGGTATTCCAGAAGATGATCGACTCAGCTTTCCAGAACCTCTACCTTTATACCCGGCAGGGCGGCTGCTTTTATGTCTCCCATTCCGACGTCGGCGGCCTGACCTTCCGGTCCGCCCTGGTTGCCTCGGGCTTCATCATGAAGCAGTGCCTGATCTGGGTGAAAAGCGGCGCCGTCCTCGGCCGGCAGGACTACAACTGGAAGCACGAGCCAATCCTCTACGGCTGGAAACCGGGCCGGGCGCACTATTTCTGCATGGACTACACGCTGACGACGGTGATCGACGAGGATGTCGATGTCTCGAAGATGAAGCGGGAGGATCTGGTCGCCTTGGTCAAGGAGCTGAGAAAGTGCCAGGCCACGACGGTGATCCGTGAAGACCGACCGTCCCGCAATGCCCTCCATCCGACGCAAAAACCCATCCCCCTCGTCGGCCGGATGATCCGCAACAGCACGCCGAACCGTCAGGGCGTTCTGATCCTGGACGGCTTCGGTGGATCAGGCACGACGCTGATGTCCTGTGAGCAGATGGGGCGCGAATGCTTCACCATGGAGAAGGACCCCGTCTACTGCGATGTGATCGTGAAACGATGGGAGCAGTTCACCGGGAGGAAGGTTTGCTTAATTTCGGCCGGGGTAGGGGAGGGCGCTGCCGTCCAGGCGGAAGACCTTGGTGGGGTGGTACCAGTTCAGCCTCCGGGCTGATTCATAGGTGATGACGCGGCAAGGCTCGACGGCGAGGATGGTTTCGATATGGCCATAGAGGGTGATGACTTTTTGATCCTTTTCCATTTTGTTTCTCCTTTTGGACGTTTTGGAAAAGGTAACTCCTAAAGGGGGCTTAGTCAAGTTATATCATTAATATTGTTGATTATTAATTGAATAAAGGCAGCAAGTAAAAGGAAGAGCGGATAGCATTCAAGGGGAGTGGCAACTCCCGAAGAACCTATGCGATGGGCATAGGGCGCCGAAGCGCTACCATCCGCGTGAGAGCCGATATCACGAAAGGGGCCTCATGTAAATGGTAAAGGATCGTAAAAAGACCATAGCGGCAGATGATTGGGATCGCGCGAGCAACGCGCAGCGCGCCTGGATGATCTGCCGTGCGATCTCGGAAGGGAAGATGGATCAGGAAAAGATCAAGCGCCTGCTCGACGTCGCCGATCAACAGGACCAGATCAAACTGAAGGTCCTCCATAACGCCGTCGTCAAGTGCATCAAAGACTACCAGACGGAATCCACCTCCGCCCGCCTGAACGACTGGCAAAAGGCCGAGGGGGCATTGGAGACGTTTGTCGTCGATCTCTGGGAAAAACATTTTCAGGACGAAAAGACCCTGTCCAACATCCTGGCTGTGGTCGATTATCTGTCCGGACAGGGATGGAAGGTCCACAAGAGCGCCGTCTACAACCACAAAAAAGAGGGAAGGATCCGCCCGCAGGCAGACGGCTCCTTCCGAATCTCCGACGTCGAACGCTATGCAGAGACCTACCTCAAGCGCAAGGATGGCAGCGAGTCCGGGAAACTCGACAAGCTGCAGGAGCGGAAGCTGACCGCTGAGATCGCGAAGACCGAGGCTCAGACCGAGCACTGGGTGAACAGGGCTCGAGCGTCCTCCGGATCGTACGTCCCAAAAGAACAGCACGAGCGGGATCTCGCTCGCCGCGCCGCTGTCTTCCGGTCCGACCTGGAGACCTTCGCCCGATCGGAGGCATCCGAGATCGTCAGCCTCGTCGTCGGCGACGCTGGGAAAATCCCGGAACTGGTCACCTGGCTCCTTGGCCGCTTCGATGGATTCCTCTCCGCCTACGCTGAAGAGCGGGAATTTACGGTTCCTCTTCTGCCGGCGGAGAAGGAGACGGATGTCGATCCTGATGACGATGAGGCTGAAGACAATGAGGAATCATGAATATAGCCGCTAACTCAGCCCCCGCTCTCCGTCCCCCGGCATTACCTCCGCCGGATCCGGAGACGTTTGTCTTTACGCCTGGCGAGCGGCGGGTCTTCCGCCGGCGGGAGAATCTCTCCACCGCGCAGTGGGCGGCGAGGTACCGGGTTGTTACGTCTGGAAATATGCCCGGCCGCTGGCGGAACGATGCCGTGCCGTACGCCGTCGAACCGATGGACACGCTCGACCTGCCCCACGTCCGCCGGGTTATTCTGATGTGGGCGCCGCAAACCGCAAAGACCCAGGTAGCCTTCAATTTCCTTGGCCGACGGATCGACCAGGAACCGGGCTCCTGCATGTATGTCGGCCCCGACGAAAAGGTCACGAAAAGGATCGCCCGCAAGCGCCTGATCCCGATGTTCCGCCGGACCCCCCGCTTGAGCGAGCTTCTGGGTGAGGGGATCTCCGACACGACCACACTGGCCATCAATTTCATCAACGGCGCCGATCTGCTGCTGGCCTGGGCGACCTCCGCGGCGGAGATATCCTCAGAATCGATTGAAGTCCTGATCCGCGACGAGCTGGATAAATGGCCCGCTTACGCCGGCCGCGAGGCGGACCCGATCTCGCTGACCGACGTCCGGACCAATACCTATCCATATACCAAAAAGATCCTCGATCTCTCCACCCCCGCCGACGAAAGCAAGTACATCGGCAAGGAGGTCGAAAACGAGGCGGACGAACTGCGCAGATACCGTGCCGTCTGTCCGGTCTGCGGCGAGGCCCAGATCATGCATTTCGGCCAGTTCGACTGGCCCAAAAACATCAAAGAGCCCCGCAAGATCGTCCGGGAACGCCTGGCATTCTATCAATGCGAGGCCTGCGGTATGGCCTGGGACGACCATATGCGCGACATGGCGGTCCGCAAGGGCTTCTGGAAGACCGACAACCCAGTCGATCGCCCCCAGGTCGTTGCCTTCCACCTGCCGTCCTGGTACTCGCCATCCGTCTCACTCTCCTCCGTCGTTGCCGCCTACCTGCGCGGCCTTGAGGATCCGGCGAAGCTGATGGTCTTCATCACTCAGCACAAGGCCGAGGTCTGGAAAGAAACGGTAGCCCCGAAAAAGGAAGACAAGATCCTCGAACATCGGACCGATCTCCCGCCGCTGGTCGTCCCCGCGGAAGCCGTCGCCCTGACGTGCGGGATCGATGTCCAGAAGTTTGGCTTCTGGTTTGTTGTGCGCGCCTGGGCGGAGG belongs to Syntrophales bacterium and includes:
- a CDS encoding site-specific DNA-methyltransferase, encoding MQFRTMKFADLIPADYNPRKALKPGDREYEKLRRSLEEFGCVDPLVWNLRTGRIVGGHQRLTVMLDLGWTEGDVSVVDLPEEKEKALNIALNKISGEWDMDRLRELLVDLEASDLDVTLTGFDTEELADIMPKDQDREPEEDGFDGEAEAAKIVDPVTRPGDLYLLGDHRLLCGETEDTRAMQYLMDGRLADLVWTDPPYNVDYHNDKGEGLENDNLPPEVFQKMIDSAFQNLYLYTRQGGCFYVSHSDVGGLTFRSALVASGFIMKQCLIWVKSGAVLGRQDYNWKHEPILYGWKPGRAHYFCMDYTLTTVIDEDVDVSKMKREDLVALVKELRKCQATTVIREDRPSRNALHPTQKPIPLVGRMIRNSTPNRQGVLILDGFGGSGTTLMSCEQMGRECFTMEKDPVYCDVIVKRWEQFTGRKVCLISAGVGEGAAVQAEDLGGVVPVQPPG
- a CDS encoding phage terminase large subunit family protein → MNIAANSAPALRPPALPPPDPETFVFTPGERRVFRRRENLSTAQWAARYRVVTSGNMPGRWRNDAVPYAVEPMDTLDLPHVRRVILMWAPQTAKTQVAFNFLGRRIDQEPGSCMYVGPDEKVTKRIARKRLIPMFRRTPRLSELLGEGISDTTTLAINFINGADLLLAWATSAAEISSESIEVLIRDELDKWPAYAGREADPISLTDVRTNTYPYTKKILDLSTPADESKYIGKEVENEADELRRYRAVCPVCGEAQIMHFGQFDWPKNIKEPRKIVRERLAFYQCEACGMAWDDHMRDMAVRKGFWKTDNPVDRPQVVAFHLPSWYSPSVSLSSVVAAYLRGLEDPAKLMVFITQHKAEVWKETVAPKKEDKILEHRTDLPPLVVPAEAVALTCGIDVQKFGFWFVVRAWAEDLTSWLIQYGFLTDWAGVETLLFQTAYRVHNSQNTMEIWRAAMDTGGGLTEDNIWTRTEEIYQWIRANGRGRVFGTKGASRPQLQRIRPTVIDKLPRSNMIIPGGLELRLVDSAAFKELIHWRLERGMEPVVNATGAKVGEKPQSQRFFLHADTEQDYASQLLAEELCKDRRGRKYWKRVRTANHLLDAECLAAACADSSWLPSLKMLATWIKSQERPAGDSARQTAPAPKVARSNWMNR